One genomic window of Helicobacter canis includes the following:
- the mqnP gene encoding menaquinone biosynthesis prenyltransferase MqnP, with protein MWHKIQTSFKHFSELVAFEHTIFSASFILIAMCVASVEVNLSLWVGWETFALCALALISARNFAMGFNRLCDRDIDARNARTKNRPSVDGRISARSIAIFCVLNALVFILASAMINTLALMLSVPFLAILGGYSLMKRFSSLAHLVLGISLGLAPIAGVIAVAGAVPLWSVLLACGVAFWVAGFDVLYSLQDIQVDKQEGLFSIPARFGVKRSLWLSRGFHCCAVGLWCGFAYMADLGALAWIGVGLSACMLIYEQYLVHKNFANIPKAFFVANGYLGFVLLACIIGDGAGRLGGL; from the coding sequence ATGTGGCATAAAATCCAAACATCATTCAAGCATTTTAGCGAGCTAGTCGCCTTTGAACACACGATCTTTAGCGCGAGTTTTATTTTGATAGCGATGTGTGTGGCGAGCGTGGAAGTCAATCTAAGCCTATGGGTGGGCTGGGAGACATTTGCTCTATGTGCGTTAGCACTCATTAGTGCTAGAAATTTTGCTATGGGGTTTAATCGCCTGTGTGATAGGGATATTGATGCGCGTAATGCTCGCACCAAGAATCGCCCAAGTGTCGATGGCAGAATCTCTGCTCGTAGCATTGCGATCTTTTGTGTGCTAAATGCGCTGGTCTTTATCTTAGCAAGTGCTATGATAAATACCCTTGCGCTAATGCTTAGTGTGCCGTTTCTGGCTATTTTGGGTGGGTATAGTCTTATGAAACGCTTTAGCTCTTTGGCGCATTTGGTGCTTGGGATTTCACTAGGGCTTGCGCCTATCGCTGGGGTGATCGCGGTGGCTGGGGCTGTGCCTTTGTGGAGCGTGCTGCTAGCTTGTGGCGTGGCGTTTTGGGTGGCTGGCTTTGATGTGCTGTATTCCTTACAAGATATACAAGTCGATAAGCAAGAGGGGCTATTTTCTATCCCTGCGCGCTTTGGTGTGAAGCGATCGCTGTGGCTTTCTCGTGGCTTTCACTGCTGTGCGGTGGGGCTGTGGTGTGGCTTTGCGTATATGGCAGATCTTGGGGCTTTGGCGTGGATTGGCGTGGGGCTAAGTGCGTGTATGCTTATCTATGAGCAGTATCTCGTGCATAAAAACTTCGCCAATATCCCTAAAGCCTTTTTTGTAGCAAATGGCTATCTAGGCTTTGTGCTGCTGGCGTGTATCATAGGCGATGGGGCTGGGCGGCTGGGCGGACTATGA
- a CDS encoding DUF502 domain-containing protein, producing the protein MPTLFRLIGKGLLALAPVIILLWILTFAYGILARIIGVIFNTTANNSIATLAIVLILLLILAYAGYLLEKNKDFILLKLSEFVIDKIPGVASVYHVIKDVFKMFSGSGSAEYLGVGYLRLGEHKVIGFITKEEEEHLWVFVPTTPNPTSGFLFRVEKDKIERTDISVADGLKKVVSLGIK; encoded by the coding sequence ATGCCCACACTTTTTAGACTTATTGGCAAGGGGCTTTTGGCACTAGCTCCTGTCATTATACTTTTGTGGATACTCACTTTTGCCTATGGGATTTTGGCGCGCATTATTGGTGTGATTTTTAATACCACTGCAAACAACTCCATAGCCACGCTTGCGATCGTGCTGATTTTGCTTTTGATCCTAGCTTATGCTGGGTATTTGCTGGAGAAAAATAAAGACTTCATTTTGCTTAAACTCTCCGAATTTGTGATTGATAAAATCCCCGGAGTCGCATCAGTCTATCATGTCATCAAAGATGTGTTTAAGATGTTTTCTGGCTCTGGCTCTGCAGAGTATCTTGGGGTAGGGTATTTGCGCTTGGGGGAGCATAAGGTGATAGGCTTTATCACCAAAGAAGAGGAAGAGCATTTGTGGGTGTTTGTGCCTACTACGCCTAATCCAACTTCTGGATTCTTGTTTCGCGTAGAAAAGGACAAAATCGAGCGCACAGATATTAGCGTAGCAGATGGATTGAAAAAAGTCGTATCACTGGGGATCAAGTAG
- a CDS encoding TerC family protein produces MMAFLSDPQAWISLATLVVLEIVLGVDNLIFLAILVARLPKEQQRKGRILGLGFALITRIALLGTLFWITKLTTPLFSLFGLAISGRDIVLIAGGLFLMYKSVQEIHNHITHAQETQAIKPRHAGFLITIAQIGIIDIVFSLDSVITAVGMAEHLEVMILAIIIAVLVMMFAAEVISKFIDTYPTLKILALAFLLIVGIVLLADGLHFEIPRGYVYFAMFFSLGVELLNILAHARKSTKDS; encoded by the coding sequence ATAATGGCGTTTTTAAGCGATCCGCAGGCGTGGATCTCTCTTGCAACACTTGTGGTGCTAGAAATCGTGCTAGGGGTGGATAATCTCATCTTCCTTGCTATTTTAGTCGCAAGACTGCCCAAAGAGCAGCAGCGCAAAGGCAGGATTCTAGGGCTAGGCTTTGCGCTTATCACGCGCATAGCTTTGCTTGGCACACTCTTTTGGATCACCAAGCTTACAACGCCGCTGTTTAGCCTATTTGGGCTGGCTATCTCTGGGCGCGATATTGTGCTGATTGCTGGGGGGCTTTTTCTTATGTATAAAAGCGTGCAAGAGATTCACAATCACATCACACACGCGCAAGAGACACAAGCGATAAAGCCTCGCCACGCAGGCTTTTTGATCACGATCGCACAAATTGGGATTATTGATATTGTGTTTTCGCTAGATTCTGTCATCACGGCTGTGGGTATGGCAGAGCATTTAGAGGTGATGATCCTAGCTATTATCATCGCGGTGCTAGTGATGATGTTTGCTGCTGAAGTTATTTCAAAGTTTATTGACACCTACCCCACGCTTAAGATTCTAGCCCTAGCGTTTTTGCTAATTGTTGGCATTGTGCTGCTTGCAGATGGACTCCACTTTGAGATCCCGCGAGGCTATGTGTATTTCGCGATGTTTTTCTCACTTGGCGTGGAGCTGCTCAATATCCTAGCCCACGCCAGAAAATCCACCAAAGATTCTTAA
- the corA gene encoding magnesium/cobalt transporter CorA, protein MMNVFFKQGGGVCRKDISSTDSLDLPQEVLWIDLLHPSTAEVSHIAQTYTLDIPTKEEREEIEQSARYFEDTQSITINTYFLMRSASMDLQNETVTFILFQGILFTIRYADFKVFGEIQQSVLLSPRSFEDGYDILSKIFEVRVEQDADMLEGAAQLTKLLRKAVFDEEASDHTAQLAKLSNLQEFNLSVRDSLFDKRRAITALLKSYKVDPEIKKDLSIVLKDLNSLVEFTTVNLNMLDNTQSLFASRVNIEQNKIIKLFTVATMAMMPPTLVGTIYGMNFKYMPELEWEFGYPMVIIVMIVSTVIPIWYFKKKGWL, encoded by the coding sequence ATGATGAATGTATTTTTCAAACAAGGTGGCGGAGTTTGTAGGAAAGATATTAGCAGCACAGATAGTTTAGATCTCCCACAAGAGGTGCTATGGATAGATCTGCTCCACCCAAGCACCGCGGAGGTCTCTCACATCGCCCAGACCTACACCCTTGACATACCCACTAAAGAAGAGCGAGAGGAGATCGAGCAGTCTGCGCGATATTTTGAGGATACGCAGAGTATCACTATCAATACTTACTTCCTTATGCGTAGTGCGAGTATGGATCTGCAGAATGAGACCGTTACTTTTATCCTCTTCCAGGGCATACTTTTTACCATTCGCTATGCGGATTTTAAGGTCTTTGGCGAGATCCAGCAGAGCGTGCTACTAAGCCCTAGAAGCTTTGAAGATGGCTATGATATTTTAAGCAAGATTTTTGAAGTGCGCGTGGAGCAAGATGCCGATATGCTAGAGGGTGCAGCCCAGCTTACCAAGCTACTTCGCAAAGCTGTCTTTGATGAAGAAGCCAGCGATCACACCGCCCAGCTCGCCAAGCTCTCAAACTTGCAGGAGTTTAATCTAAGCGTGCGAGACTCACTCTTTGATAAAAGGCGCGCGATCACAGCATTGCTTAAGAGCTACAAAGTCGATCCCGAGATCAAAAAGGACCTAAGTATCGTGCTAAAGGACTTAAACTCGCTTGTAGAATTTACCACCGTCAATCTCAATATGCTTGATAATACCCAAAGTCTCTTTGCCAGCCGTGTCAATATCGAGCAAAACAAAATCATAAAGCTTTTTACCGTGGCGACTATGGCGATGATGCCCCCCACACTTGTAGGCACGATTTATGGTATGAATTTCAAGTATATGCCCGAGCTTGAGTGGGAGTTTGGCTATCCTATGGTGATTATTGTGATGATTGTATCCACCGTGATCCCTATTTGGTATTTTAAGAAAAAGGGCTGGCTATAA
- a CDS encoding phosphoglycerate kinase codes for MKQVAGISFMQQVKTLRDIDLSNKHILIRVDFNVPMDEDCDISDDTRIREALPTINYCIDNEPKSIVLVSHLGRPKGVQPEFSLKHIIKRLERLLETSVMFADSIEAVKDLQESAPKGSIILLENIRFYKEEEQNAKELSKKLASLCDVYVNDAFGTSHRAHASTHGIAEFVGQKVAGLLLKKEIDSFAKALANPLKPVLLIVGGSKVSSKLELLSNILDVVDKIIIGGAMSNTFLASLGFDMAKSLVEVELIDEARNILQKAAQKGVKIYLPVDVVSTDDIATHTNIKITPAQDVPSGYMAVDMGPATTKLFSEVIQSSQTIIWNGPLGIYEISQFSRGTFNLAHAIADTYAFSLIGGGDTADAIERAGERDNMSFISTGGGASLELLEGKILPAFEVLDKK; via the coding sequence TATGCAGCAGGTAAAGACTTTGCGAGATATAGATCTAAGCAATAAGCATATCCTAATCCGCGTGGATTTTAATGTCCCAATGGATGAGGATTGTGATATTAGCGATGATACGCGTATCCGCGAAGCCCTGCCTACGATCAACTACTGCATCGACAATGAGCCAAAATCTATCGTGCTTGTAAGCCACCTAGGACGCCCTAAGGGTGTGCAGCCAGAATTCTCACTCAAGCATATTATCAAACGCTTAGAGAGACTGCTAGAGACAAGTGTGATGTTTGCAGATTCTATTGAAGCGGTCAAAGATCTGCAAGAGAGCGCGCCTAAAGGCAGCATTATCCTACTAGAAAATATACGATTTTATAAAGAAGAGGAGCAAAATGCTAAAGAGCTAAGCAAAAAGCTCGCGTCTTTGTGTGATGTCTATGTCAATGACGCCTTTGGGACAAGCCACAGAGCGCACGCTAGCACACACGGGATCGCGGAATTTGTAGGGCAGAAAGTCGCAGGACTGCTACTAAAAAAGGAGATCGACTCTTTTGCCAAAGCTTTGGCTAATCCGCTAAAGCCTGTGCTACTTATCGTAGGTGGGAGCAAGGTAAGCTCCAAGCTAGAGCTGCTCTCAAATATCCTTGATGTGGTAGATAAAATCATCATCGGCGGTGCTATGAGCAATACATTTTTAGCCTCTCTAGGCTTTGATATGGCAAAGTCTCTTGTGGAAGTGGAGCTTATCGATGAAGCGCGCAATATCTTGCAAAAAGCCGCGCAAAAGGGCGTGAAAATCTATCTGCCTGTCGATGTTGTCAGCACAGATGATATTGCTACGCATACAAATATCAAAATCACCCCCGCCCAAGATGTCCCAAGCGGCTATATGGCAGTAGATATGGGACCTGCTACGACAAAGCTTTTTAGCGAGGTGATCCAAAGCTCACAGACAATTATTTGGAACGGACCGCTAGGGATCTATGAGATCTCGCAATTTTCACGCGGGACATTTAATCTCGCCCACGCCATCGCAGATACCTATGCCTTTAGCTTGATTGGCGGCGGCGATACAGCCGATGCGATCGAGCGTGCAGGCGAGAGAGATAATATGAGCTTTATTTCCACAGGTGGCGGAGCGAGTCTCGAGCTCTTAGAGGGCAAGATCCTCCCAGCATTTGAAGTGCTTGATAAAAAATAG